From one Rhodamnia argentea isolate NSW1041297 chromosome 1, ASM2092103v1, whole genome shotgun sequence genomic stretch:
- the LOC115726364 gene encoding uncharacterized protein LOC115726364, producing the protein MDNMEEDEKLVQMVQDFIESDDYPSSPSSSSSSRCLEASDNHHHSYYFALRGVLESGTRAEVDVLKSVLKHMRRKRVTEKTTGLKRWLVMRLKMDGFHASLCHTSWVTSFCCPGGDYEYIEVLTKDEDGHQNHHQHHQTKRLIVDVDFKSQFEVARPTQSYRELTDALPLIFVGDEVKLNQIISLLCSAAKESLRERGLYLPPWRTTAYMLSKWLSESRIGDPVSRTVGTAGGASTAGDRKDGDPAHKIKNGAAFLPKSMVKSKKGDLGNRGSGLSSQFSNMSINCC; encoded by the exons atggataacATGGAAGAAGATGAGAAGCTGGTTCAGATGGTCCAAGACTTCATCGAATCTGATGACTACCCATCATCaccatcttcatcatcttcctcccgGTGCTTGGAAGCTTCTGATAATCATCACCACTCCTATTACTTTGCCTTGAGG GGTGTGCTTGAAAGCGGAACACGAGCTGAGGTTGATGTCCTCAAGAGTGTGTTGAAGCACATGAGACGCAAGAGGGTCACAGAGAAGACCACGGGCTTGAAGAGATGGTTGGTGATGCGGCTGAAGATGGATGGCTTCCATGCTTCTCTCTGCCACACTTCTTGGGTCACCTCCTTCTGTTGCCCCGGCg GGGATTATGAGTACATCGAAGTGTTGACGAAGGATGAGGATGGCCATCAGAATCATCACCAGCACCATCAGACGAAGAGGCTAATAGTGGATGTGGACTTCAAGTCTCAGTTCGAAGTGGCGAGGCCCACACAGAGCTACAGGGAGCTCACGGACGCGCTGCCACTGATCTTCGTCGGGGACGAGGTCAAGCTCAACCAGATCATCTCCCTCCTCTGCTCGGCGGCCAAGGAGTCGCTTCGGGAGCGAGGCCTCTACTTGCCTCCATGGAGGACCACCGCTTACATGCTCTCCAAGTGGCTCTCCGAGAGCCGCATCGGAGACCCAGTTTCAAGAACCGTCGGTACTGCCGGTGGCGCCTCAACCGCAGGCGACAGAAAAGATGGCGATCCCGCGCACAAGATCAAGAACGGTGCTGCTTTCCTGCCCAAATCTATGGTGAAATCCAAGAAGGGCGATCTGGGTAATCGTGGGTCCGGCCTGTCTAGCCAATTCTCGAAC